In Zea mays cultivar B73 chromosome 7, Zm-B73-REFERENCE-NAM-5.0, whole genome shotgun sequence, the following proteins share a genomic window:
- the LOC103633542 gene encoding Potassium transporter 7: MDEEVGAAGRQQVQWKSYCSTLSLLAFQSFGVVYGDLSTSPLYVYRNSLSGRLNGYLDETTIFGLFSLVFWTFTLVPLLKYVIIVLSADDNGEGGAFALYSLLCRHAKFSLLPNQQAADEELSTYYHPGTDRAVVSSPFKRFLEKHRKLRTCLLLFVLFGACMVIGDGVFTPTISVLSAISGLQDPATSGLGDGWIVFIACVMLVGLFALQHRGTHKVAFLFAPIIVLWLLSIGIIGLYNIIRWNPRIFVALSPHYIVKFFKKTGKDGWISLGGVLLAITGTEAMFADLGHFSAASIRLAFVSVIYPCLVLQYMGQAAFLSKNIPAVYNSFYLSIPSPLFWPVFVIATLAAILGSQAIISATFSIVKQCLALGCFPRVKVVHTSRWIRGQIYIPEINWILMVLCLAVTLGFRDITVIGNAYGLACITVMFVTTCLMSLVIIFVWQKNLLISLLFFVFFGALEGAYLSAAVMKVPQGGWAPIALSAVFMFIMYVWHYGTRRKYLFDLQNKVSMRWILNLGPSLGIVRVPGIGLIYTELVTGVPAIFSHFVTNLPAFHQVLVFVCVKSVPVPYVPMDERYLIGRIGPREYRMYRCIVRYGYKDVQKDDENFENNLVMSIARFIQMEAEESASSGTGRSYESSTEGRMAVVHTTGTTGTGLVMMASAEDAEGTSLSRSSKSETLRSLQSIYEQESAGTVSRRRRRVRFQIDEEERIEPQVRDELSDLLEAKEAGAAYIIGHSYVKARKNSNFLKTFAINYAYSFLRKNCRGPSVTLHIPHISLIEVGMIYYV; encoded by the exons ATGGACGAAGAGGTCGGCGCCGCCGGGCGGCAGCAG GTTCAGTGGAAAAGTTACTGCAGTACTCTCTCCCTCCTAGCGTTCCAGAGCTTCGGCGTGGTGTATGGAGACTTGAGCACATCGCCTTTGTATGTCTACAGAAACTCACTGTCTGGGAGACTGAACGGTTACCTTGATGAGACAACCATCTTTGGGTTGTTTTCTCTGGTGTTTTGGACCTTCACACTTGTTCCGTTGCTGAAGTATGTCATAATTGTCTTGAGCGCGGATGATAATGGGGAAG GTGGAGCTTTTGCTTTGTACTCACTTCTTTGCAGGCATGCAAAATTCAGTCTGCTGCCAAACCAGCAAGCAGCAGATGAAGAGCTGTCAACTTATTACCATCCAGGCACTGATCGAGCTGTGGTTTCCTCTCCATTCAAAAGGTTTCtggagaagcacaggaagctgcgGACCTGTTTACTTCTTTTTGTACTGTTTGGTGCGTGCATGGTGATAGGTGATGGTGTCTTTACACCAACTATATCTG TTCTGTCAGCCATCTCTGGATTACAAGATCCTGCCACAAGTGGACTAGGAGATG GATGGATCGTATTCATCGCATGTGTTATGCTTGTTGGTCTCTTTGCTCTGCAGCACCGAGGTACTCATAAGGTGGCATTCTTGTTCGCTCCGATTATTGTGCTCTGGCTCTTGAGCATTGGTATCATTGGACTATATAACATCATCCGTTGGAATCCTAGAATATTTGTTGCTCTTTCTCCACACTATATTGTAAAGTTTTTCAAGAAAACTGGAAAAGATGGTTGGATATCTCTTGGTGGGGTACTTCTTGCTATCACAG GTACCGAAGCTATGTTTGCCGATCTTGGCCACTTCTCTGCTGCATCTATCAGG TTGGCTTTTGTCAGTGTCATATATCCCTGTCTTGTGCTGCAATACATGGGACAGGCTGCGTTTCTGTCTAAAAACATACCAGCTGTATATAACAGTTTTTATCTTTCTATTCCAA GTCCTTTATTTTGGCCTGTGTTCGTCATAGCAACTCTTGCTGCAATTTTGGGCAGCCAAGCTATTATATCTGCAACCTTTTCTATCGTTAAGCAGTGCCTTGCCTTGGGATGCTTTCCACGGGTAAAGGTCGTGCATACTTCAAGGTGGATCCGTGGCCAGATTTACATACCTGAGATAAATTGGATTCTGATGGTCCTCTGTTTAGCTGTGACACTTGGCTTCCGTGACATAACAGTGATAGGAAATGCTTATG GTCTCGCGTGCATCACTGTGATGTTTGTCACCACCTGTCTGATGTCATTGGTCATCATCTTCGTGTGGCAAAAGAATCTCCTCATCTCCTTGCTattcttcgtattctttgggGCACTCGAAGGCGCCTACCTGTCTGCAGCAGTGATGAAGGTTCCCCAGGGAGGCTGGGCTCCGATCGCGCTATCCGCCGTGTTCATGTTCATCATGTACGTGTGGCACTACGGCACGCGGCGGAAGTACCTGTTCGACCTCCAGAACAAGGTGTCCATGAGATGGATCCTGAACCTGGGCCCGAGCCTGGGCATCGTGCGCGTGCCCGGGATCGGCCTCATCTACACGGAGCTGGTGACGGGCGTGCCGGCCATCTTCTCCCACTTCGTCACCAACCTGCCGGCGTTCCACCAGGTGCTGGTCTTCGTGTGCGTCAAGTCCGTGCCGGTGCCGTACGTGCCCATGGACGAGCGGTACCTCATCGGGCGGATCGGCCCCAGGGAGTACCGCATGTACCGGTGCATCGTCAGGTACGGGTACAAGGACGTGCAGAAGGACGACGAGAACTTCGAGAACAACCTGGTGATGAGCATCGCCCGGTTCATCCAGATGGAGGCCGAGGAGTCGGCCTCGTCGGGGACGGGGAGGAGCTACGAGTCGTCGACGGAGGGCAGGATGGCGGTCGTGCACACCACCGGCACGACGGGGACCGGGCTGGTGATGATGGCCTCCGCCGAGGACGCGGAAGGCACGTCCCTGTCCAGGAGCAGCAAGTCGGAGACGCTCCGGAGCCTGCAGTCCATCTACGAGCAGGAGTCCGCCGGCACCGTCAGCCGGCGGCGGAGGAGGGTGCGGTTCCAGATCGACGAGGAGGAGCGGATCGAGCCGCAGGTGAGGGACGAGCTGTCCGACCTCCTGGAGGCCAAGGAGGCCGGCGCGGCCTACATCATCGGCCACTCGTACGTGAAGGCGAGGAAGAACTCCAATTTCCTCAAGACGTTCGCCATCAACTACGCCTACTCCTTCCTCCGGAAGAACTGCAGGGGGCCGTCGGTGACGCTGCACATCCCCCACATCAGCCTCATCGAGGTCGGCATGATCTACTACGTGTAA